Proteins encoded together in one Candidatus Neomarinimicrobiota bacterium window:
- the rpsE gene encoding 30S ribosomal protein S5, whose amino-acid sequence MINPAELELQEETVVRVNRVAKVTAHGKRFRFASIVVIGDGKGHVGIGQGKANEVMSSISKAKEDAKQNLVRIPVVNGTIPHKIIAKYSASKVMLKPAAPGTGIIAGAAVRSVMEQVGIHNILTKRYGSSNSLNVVKATLAALESLEDAVMIANKRGMKIKEVFGN is encoded by the coding sequence ATGATTAATCCAGCAGAATTAGAACTGCAAGAAGAGACAGTTGTTCGTGTCAACCGTGTTGCGAAGGTAACAGCACATGGAAAACGTTTTAGATTTGCTTCTATAGTTGTTATAGGAGATGGAAAAGGACATGTAGGTATTGGACAGGGTAAAGCCAATGAAGTAATGTCATCTATAAGTAAGGCGAAGGAAGATGCGAAACAGAATTTGGTGCGTATTCCCGTTGTGAATGGGACAATTCCTCATAAAATCATTGCAAAATACAGTGCGAGTAAAGTGATGCTAAAACCAGCTGCACCGGGGACCGGCATCATCGCAGGAGCTGCAGTTCGCTCAGTAATGGAACAAGTTGGTATTCATAATATTCTGACGAAAAGGTACGGATCTAGTAATTCCCTGAATGTTGTGAAGGCAACTTTAGCAGCACTTGAATCTCTTGAGGATGCCGTTATGATCGCAAACAAGCGCGGTATGAAAATCAAAGAAGTTTTTGGAAATTAA
- a CDS encoding 50S ribosomal protein L18: MSRESRLKMKKIRRRNRSKPMNSQRLRLVVHRSLNNISAQIVDDNEGVTLVSASSQDKDLQKDIVKTGSKVDQSKLVGTTLAKKALEAKIKEVVFDRNGYPYHGRVKALAEAVREDGLEF, encoded by the coding sequence ATGAGTCGTGAATCTCGATTAAAGATGAAAAAAATTCGCAGGCGCAACCGAAGCAAACCTATGAATTCGCAACGTCTCAGGCTTGTTGTTCACCGGAGCTTGAATAATATTTCAGCACAAATAGTCGATGATAATGAAGGTGTAACTCTTGTGTCGGCTTCTTCTCAAGACAAAGATTTGCAGAAAGATATAGTTAAAACTGGGTCAAAAGTTGATCAAAGTAAATTGGTTGGCACTACACTGGCAAAAAAAGCATTGGAAGCAAAAATAAAAGAAGTTGTATTTGATAGGAATGGATATCCATACCATGGCCGGGTAAAGGCACTTGCTGAGGCGGTTCGTGAAGATGGATTGGAATTTTAA
- the rpmD gene encoding 50S ribosomal protein L30: MAKKPQLKITQVRSRIGYKPKAKRTLDALGLRKLNKTVIMTDTPAIRGMINKIAYLLRVEDV; encoded by the coding sequence ATGGCGAAAAAACCTCAATTAAAAATTACACAAGTTCGGAGTAGGATTGGCTATAAACCGAAAGCAAAGCGCACATTGGATGCGCTTGGTCTAAGAAAATTGAATAAAACGGTTATTATGACAGACACTCCTGCAATTAGAGGAATGATTAATAAAATTGCATATTTATTAAGGGTAGAA